GGACGTAAGAATCACGGGCCTCTCATTCCTGAGGAACAAGGTGCCGGAACGAACGTGAACTTTCTTTGTGAAATGGCACTTACAGTTCTATAACAATGGGACCAGGTTTGATCTCATCCATTTCCATGAAGGCAAAACATTTTGTGCTGGTAAACCTTTTCTTGGGTTTGTAGTGCTTAAATTCAAAGAAAATAGCTGCCCCTGAAACACAGGTCAAGGACATAAATGAATTTCAGAATCCACTGTATGACAAACACCTGCCCAAGCAAAATCATCTCTTCAAAGCTGAAACATGGATATGCATACCTTACTTTAGGAATGTTTGTTTTCTAACATTTTCCATATAATGAAACAATACTCCCAgtggtatatatatattcaatttaaaaaacatgcttATAAAATGTGACAGTTGTATAAAACTTTTTAAATCTATGCCAAGATGTGTTTATGGACATATTTAAAGAGCTAATATAGCTGGGTACATTcaatacagtacaaaagaaaCTAGAAGTGAAAAGTAAATACCTTTAGGAAGTTTCTCAATATGTTTCTGAATTTCTACGTccacattaaaatgaatgtatGTGTCTTCTTTTCTGGAAGCCACTGGGGTATCTTGGACTGGGTTCAAATCGATGCCATTTAGATCtacagtgaaacaaaacattaatcTTGTCTGGTGTTTAGTAAGATAAAATGCCATGAGCAAAGGAACTTTATCTTTATCCAGGCACaacaaatcattattaataataagagTGATATGAGTTGGGGGGTACACTAGTTATATCAACATTGTATATTAAATAGCAATCAATATTCAGTATGGgactgtaaaaaatgaaaactcgTGGGATGGCTCACTCAGGATACCTGCTTAGGACTGGAGATCTATGCAATTTGCATATCTCCTGGTTACATTGTGGGGTTGCAACACAAGGAACACAAGGAAGTATGCTGATAAGGCAGAGCTGGGGCACGAAGATGGTCTAAGAAGACAAGTGGCATAGGGATAGTGTGACAATCTGGCCCTTGGCTTCTGTATCCTGATTAAGAATCTTCTCTATATTTTAAAGAGGTCCTTTAAGTGGCCAGCAGGTAGTATTTGAGGAATTCCATTGCTCACTTCAACAGCAGGCCTCTTTCTCAACTTCTGCATACTTGAGCTCTCTAGGGAGAAGGTTTCTGCTGAGATAGATAGCAGGATGGTATGATCCTTCTCTCATTTGAGACAAGACTGCACTGAGGCCTCTCTCAATCAGTCTGTAAGTAGAACTATTTCATAAAGTGAGGCACTGCTCACTACAGGTTCGGAACACAGGCTGACTTGGCCTTTGAGGTCAAATGACTGGTGTTTGGAGCCATTTTCTTTGTGAGGTCTGTTAGGGCACTTGCACTCTCAGAACActggggaataaaccttttataaTAGGATGTGGACTTGGTCCTTTGTTTTAGGGGTTAAACTTTTCTGTATTGCTCTAATTTCTTTCCAATTGAGGGTGAACCTGATCATTGCCTACTTCATACCCCAGATATTGAAGCCCGGTTTACTCTTCAGGGGGTTCACATGAAgtcctgctttttttttctaagctgTGGGTTAACGTCTGGCCGTACTTCAGATGTGTGTCCAATTCTTCACTGAAGATAACCAGATCGTCAATGAAGCCCATGAAGCCCATGTGCAACCACAAAAGGTTATGATCATCCATTAAACATGGAAGAGACTCCAAGCAATCAAAAGGGCAGGACTTTGTACTGTATAGCCCAGTAGGGGATTCAAAAGCTGGTTTGGGGTTTGCATGAGGTGACAAGGGTTCAGGGAGGTCAAATAGCACAAGTTTCCCAGCCTTTCCAGGAGGTCATCCACTCTGGACATGGGATATGCATCCAATTTGAAGACCACATTCAGTTTTCAGAGGTCATTACAAAAAAAGCCATGTTCAATCGGACAACAAAAACTAGAGCAGGGAATGTTGCACGGCTTGATGATGTCTAGCTGCAATATTTCCTCAATTTCCTGTTGCACTTATTCTCCTCTGGAATTCTATACGGTGGCATGCAAACAAGACTCCTGGGTGAGTCTCAATGCTACGTTCAATGATCTGGGTTCTCtcagttcaattttttttaaaaaacagcagcacTCTGCTGGAGAAACAGGAGGAGAATGTTTCTCTCACCCCAGTGCATTCATTAACCCCAGAAAAGGAAAGATGCTTTAGTTAAGTCTGGCTCTCTCCAGACCTTTAACAAATTTACATGATAAATCTGTTCTTCTTCCAATCCAGCTCGTAAATCATATAGCTGACAGGGCCAATTTGCTCAGTTACCTCATAAGGTCCCTACCAATGGACATGTACTTTACATCTGGGGGTAGAAAGAAGCAGTATCACACTATCCCTAGTGTGAAACTGTCATGTCTGTGCCTGTAGGCTGTAGTATATGTTTGTCTCTCCTAAGCCTTCTTTAAACAATTTTATGAGAGGCATGACCTTGGCCTCATAAAAGGAAGAGGACATCAAAAGGCAACTGGGCCCTGGAAGATTTTCTCAAGACGGTTTCTGTGCTCTGTTGGTCTCTCGTTGCAATCTATTGGTCTCCTATTGCAATGCAACTGACTTAACCAGGGTTTTGATAACAtcatccatttttaaaaaatcatctagCCACTAGGGAACGATCCCGTTGATAACACCACTTGTGACAAGCTGGCCTTGGcctctgtatatatattttaaagtggTCCTTTAAGTGGCTTTCAGATCAACTCCTGTTTTCCACAACCTAGTCCCACTGGTATAAGGAAAGGAagattattttctcttttctatAGGCTGGACTTTTGATCCACAGTTACTAAGAAACAAATGCGTCTTTTTAGCATACAATCATGCTGCTAGAGTATCAGAACTAACGCCCTTTAGCtttgcagctttttttttaattcttagaaAATAGAGAACAGCTGCCCATGGTTAGAATATCCATGTGAATTATTCTCCTACTCGATTACGCATGTGGACATTCTTTCAACACTGGGTAGAGGTTGGAATTGATAGAATATTCAGATCACCCTCTTGTGGCCACAGAAGGAATTACTGTCTGCGTTGCCACAggtagagagaggaggaggtgaATCAGACTGAGAAGTAGAACTACTCCGATGAATTCAGTTctcaaaccagaaaaaaagaatatgatCATACCTTTGACACTAACTGTTATGTAGGGATCGATGCATTGTCCTGCATCCTTGAGTCCAAtcttttcaatttttattgTAAGTAATGTCATTCCAGGTTCTGAAGGTAACCTTGGCAACAGCGTACCTgatgaaacaatatttttatttcaacagcaagaaACATCATGTATACAGAGTTCCATGGTGATCTGGCAGAATTCCATAGCCTAAAAAGCTTCTCTATTTTAAAGTTACACTCCAAACTACATAGAAACTAATATATAATTACAAATGTTACCATGAAGGTGAACAATGGATGAAAAACAGTAAGAAATGTTCATCTGAAGTGCTTTTtgagttaaaaacacaaaaaaatgttgtaCATGAAAACAACAGTACCCTCTTTTAACACAAGTTCATTACAACTACAATACAACATCCATATTTTCTGGACAGTGAATACCAAAGTTTTTCAAACTGTATATTAGATCTGTTGCAATTAGGATCTACTGTAGGTCAAACGTATAAAGCAAATAGTCTAGGGTAATATTATGAGAAATgactaaacaacaaaaaataaatatattttagcaaATGCTTAACAGTATTACTGTACCTTGAAAAGCTGTGAATGTAGCAGGCAATGAGGAAAGTGTTGAAGCCATGCACAGGACCAACAGAAAAGGGTGTGAAAGAAATAATATGTATTACAAGCAGCACACCACTGACAAGCAACACAACACTGACAGGGCGAAAAAACAAAGCATGTGGCTAAATGCACAACAGAAGGCAATCATACTTCTCACCAAACACAAGGCAGGCATGTCATTCTGTTAGTCTACCACAAGTAAATTAAAGAATACTGTACTTGTTTGGGGTTGCTATTTAAAGTTTACTTCCAGTATTCCACAAAtcattttttacacttgttaaaGTCATCAAGAGTGCTCCTTTCCTAATTGCAACCTTTGTAAAACCCCTGTCTTGTTAATTACTCAAATTACAGGCTGCATAAAACGCATAAAACGATAACAGCACAATTTGAACACTGACTTTACCCGGAACTCTAGAGGGGAAGGAATCAGATGAGCCTGACCCTGCTGCTACATCATCCTCTTCTTCCACTTCCAAATTCTCTTCCTCGCCAGGGGCTAGAATTTTCCtaaaaataacagtaataacaataacaatacatACATCCATTTTGCTTGTTTTGGAGTCttaagtaacatactgtattttaaacttaGGTGTCGATTGTACTCTTTATAAGTTGCTTGAGCTTAGACACTTTTGTGAGAGAAAACAGTACATCTGTATGTAGATAACTAGCAAACAGAGGAATAAATCCTGTGGGAAATGACTAAATTCCTTCCAACAGGGAAAGGTAATTCAACAGAGCAGATATGGCTCTGgattttattttcctaaagAACACCCTTGTGGAATGACATTTAATGAGGCTCAGCCATAAAGATCATTTGGCAATAACAAAAGTATAAACAACAAGTAAAatacagcatttaaaataatttcgtCTAGACAATGCCATTAGGCCAAAATGCAATCAAACGTGctacatacatttaaaatatacatttttctcaAAGTAAAAAGGTgtgtttaatttgtaattatttaaaaagtacataaaatcaattaatttgAAGCAAAGGGATATCTGCTGAAAATATATTGGGACAAggtttctattaaaaaataaacagttttacCAGACACGCCTAACTATTTATAACAGCTTTTACAAAGCGGTAGAAAATGACAGATAAACACAAATGCTCTCTAGTTTATGTTACTAAACATAAATTACATTGTAACTACAGTAATACATAATTATAAATGTTATCATAAAGGTGAATTATGACTGAGGAAAATTGTAAGAAGTTTGTGTCCAACTGAAGAATGTTGTGTGTTGTTCCTAAATGAAGGCGGCTCACAgccaaaactttgtgtttcttttttttttaacttttcagcctggaattaaTCTTGTTCCATTTGTCTggtaatacaatatataaactTGTATGGTTaatatttcatactgaaaagctctaaaatgcaacaaatgagtATTAGAACCAAAAGCATTTGCTGAATTTTAAATATctctcaacatactgtacataatatatacagtacaagttatATTACTTAATATAAATGGTTGGGTTTGACAGAATAAAGTCTAAGTGTATTGAGCTGCTTGAAATAAAAACTAATTGATAtagataagaaagttaaaaATTGACTGTTTGAATGTGAACATCATACTCTTACAATGTTTGGGTctcttctgaaaaaaacatggttCTCACAAACTGATAATAGCAGCCTTGAAAACTGCTTTAATTCACCTTATGGGAAAGAAGAATCCAGTAAGGGTCAAGGAAGTGTGTAAAGTAAATGATGCACCACATCACAAAATCATAATTTGTTTCCATCAATTTTCTGAATGTAAATTACCACACCCTACAGATATTTAGTGTGCAAAGTTTTTGATCATCAGACCCTGAGAGAGCCACAATCCAGCAGATTTTATAGGTCACCCTTGAAATCATCGGATTGTAATGACTTGGAACATATGCGAGTtgtgaattaatttaataagtTAACCCATTCAAGTTAGTCCAACACTGTGTAGCCTTAACACTAGCTAACTGTGTTAAGACTACACAGTGTTGGTCTTTTGTTTCAAATGTTCTCTAAACTCAGCAAATTAACTGAACAAATCACCTACTTAAATGGTAAGAGTCAAAACATTCCAGGTGCATAAAAAATTGGCTTTAAGGCTGACACATTAAACCTGCTGTTCTGCATCACTCCAGGACCCAGGTCAGCCAAAACTACAGTAAATGCCACTCTAATTAGAGGAAGAATGGTTCCACTAGCTGTCCAAAACACGATATCAAACAGTTCTGAGATATTTAAATGGATGGCCTGTAACTCAGAGAGTTGATAATGCAGCAGAGGCTCTGTCATATGTGCAAGAGACAATGACAGcattaaacactaaataaagagaAACTTTTTAATCAATTGTAGTGTAGCTGCATACACTAGCAGCTGACTGGGTGAAGTACAATTCCCCGTGCTGTAATTTATATATGTGTGTACCTGAGTGAACAGAGCATGTAATGTAATACATGTATATGTTTTATTATAGTAGCTAACGGTGTGCTTTTATAGATCTTTTTCCCGGATACCAGAACACCAAATGATTGTTAGCTGTAGAAAAATTAACAAAGCAGTCCCCATATAACACTGCTAAACCTACTGGTTTTACAAGCATTAATCACCACAGTTAAGCTAATTTAAGATAACTGTTTCCACAGATTTGATATAATTAGTCTGTGACACCAGCCACAACATTTCTACGAGTGATTATGCATCTTCCTTGAAAACAATTGCAATGGAGCATGttggtttaaaaatgtgaacagaAAAGCACGGAAATAAAAGCAAAGTACACACTGAAACTTATTTTACCTTAATGGCACAGGCTGCACATCAAAGGGAAAGTCTTTGTTATAAGTAAGAATATTCTTAATGACTGTTaacaaagagaagaaaaaaagagatcaataAAAAAGTTTGATCCTTACATAAAGCAGAGTATAGAGTCAGTAATCTAAACTTTCTCCTATACCACCACTATGAAACTTGATAAAACCTTTTACCATTTaccttatttctttttttgaccGTGCAAGGGTTTAGTGTTCTTCACTGGGCCCCACCTTGCTTTTACTAAGAGTTCACTGTGCTTCATTACATTTTACTCTGCTACATTACTCTCGTAAGACTAAAGATACACTAACATACTAACAAAATTTAATCTGGTCTCTGCATCAGACAGGTAATTTCAACAGCCGCTTCCAAATCAGAAATAGTTTAATTTGAGTTTGaataatttgaatttgaataatttaaacACAGCTTGGTGTtatgttgcaaaggaacaagtaataggtttattccatgctgaaaaaaaagaagaaagagaacacaacgtttcggccgtggagccttcttcaggtggcaagaaggctgaagaaggctccacggctgaaacgttgtgttctctttcttctttttttcagcatggaataaacctattacttgttcctttgcagcctaggcatgctgacgcagctacccacctgaactacttggTGTTATGTTGTTTACATTGTAAGAAAAACAGTATATTAAGGAGAGCCTTTATGACTTAATTGTGAGAAATGATATGATTTTCCAGTCCAGTGCCAGTTTATCACTGATTGCCACTGAAACCAAGTGTGCAATCTGAAACATATTCAGTCTGACACAGTTGTGGCTAGGAGAACAACATCTGTCAAATTCAGTTAGAGCTTAAATTCTGAAGACAAATCAGTGCGATTAATAAAACTTTGGGGTGTTCATCAAAATAAAACGATAAAACAGGGCACCATATCACAAATGCTCTACAGTTAAAAACATCTGATGATAACATTATCAGAACTGGCATCCAGCAAATCCTTTGCCACAGTGGAACCTATTCTTGTAACACAAGCCTGAAAATATTCACAATGCATGGGTCAGATTTTGTATTTGCGGCTGCATCTACCTGCTAAAGCcaaaaaatgcacacacaaatatGGTATTCATTCACACCCTTTAATCAGCCTACGTAAACATTTCTTGATCTCCAGATCCTAGGTTGGACATTAAGATATACATACTGGGTTCCAGTTTCTTTAGATCTTCCAGCTTGAACTCCTCTTGGGACTGGGTACACTGATGAATATGAAAAAGATAAACATGATGTCAAGTGTAATCTGTCATAACCTCACATCAGTAAAGCATAATGCAGATGAAAGTACTGTAGCAGCAACACTGTTTAACAGAGCTCAACAATTAATTGAAATGCTTACTTTgacaaagaaaaagcaaaacaggaatgtgcttaatatttttttttttaatccttgcAATTCAAATGTTCAAAGAGTAGATACGTTATTGTCCactagatagataagactttattgatcccgtagggaaatttaTGTAAATTTTCACTACTGTGAaaatttgtctttggcttcTCCCATAAAAGTAGAAAACACATAAGCGAAACATTAAAGTCACATAAAATCACACAAAGTACatgaacacaacaacaatataaaataaataaataaattgataaATGGGTGGTGAGGGAACTATATTTAATCTATATACATTCTTGAGCAGCTTTACAAGGGACAAAGgacattttataaatgtttattattttctacATGTTTATTTAGTTTAATGTATTAAACTAAAATACAAGACTTCCCCTGGACAGGATCCAACCCCATCACAGGTAAGTGTGGTAGCTCTACAAAGGTGGTGGCAATGGCACCTGACCTGACTTACCATCAGATGATAACATCCACACCATCCGCTGTTGCAGTAAAGCCCATGCCATTATTTTGGGTCCCAACCATCCTGACCACAAATTGTTCTACCCTCTTAGCTCTGGCAAGCAGTAGCATGCCATTATAGCACGGACCATTAGGCTTATGAAAAGCTTCTACCTATACCAGTGCGCATCATTAACATTCAACTGCATAATGCCTGAGGATTCAATGCACCTCTGCACTCTGCACTTTTTACTTGTATTTATTGTCATGTGCATTTAATGTTCTGTGCTATCCACTGTATAGTATTGTGCTTTGTTGATCTATCATT
This genomic window from Lepisosteus oculatus isolate fLepOcu1 chromosome 2, fLepOcu1.hap2, whole genome shotgun sequence contains:
- the aida gene encoding axin interactor, dorsalization-associated protein isoform X1, whose amino-acid sequence is MSDVNKTIQKWHASFKKGTDFDSWGQLVEAIDEYQILARQLQKEVQSPSNSSDFTEDQKKTLGKLATCLEMRSAALQCTQSQEEFKLEDLKKLEPIIKNILTYNKDFPFDVQPVPLRKILAPGEEENLEVEEEDDVAAGSGSSDSFPSRVPAFQGTLLPRLPSEPGMTLLTIKIEKIGLKDAGQCIDPYITVSVKDLNGIDLNPVQDTPVASRKEDTYIHFNVDVEIQKHIEKLPKGAAIFFEFKHYKPKKRFTSTKCFAFMEMDEIKPGPIVIELYKKPTDFKRKKLHLLTKKPLYLHLHQTLHKD
- the aida gene encoding axin interactor, dorsalization-associated protein isoform X2; translation: MSDVNKTIQKWHASFKKGTDFDSWGQLVEAIDEYQILARQLQKEVQSPSNSSDFTEDQKKTLGKLATCLEMRSAALQCTQSQEEFKLEDLKKLEPIIKNILTYNKDFPFDVQPVPLRKILAPGEEENLEVEEEDDVAAGSGSSDSFPSRVPGTLLPRLPSEPGMTLLTIKIEKIGLKDAGQCIDPYITVSVKDLNGIDLNPVQDTPVASRKEDTYIHFNVDVEIQKHIEKLPKGAAIFFEFKHYKPKKRFTSTKCFAFMEMDEIKPGPIVIELYKKPTDFKRKKLHLLTKKPLYLHLHQTLHKD